The genome window GTTTCATTGCTGCTTTGGTGGTTCTCTGGTATGGCTTTACCCATTTGCCACCGCCGGAATACATTTTTTCCATACATCCTGAATACGCGCGGTTTGGTTTGAGTTACCCGCAATTTGCTTATGAAAATGCCTCAGGTAACATTGCATTGGGCGATAACATTCTATTCTGGATGTTTAAAACCTACATTGCAGATCCGGCGCGCTTGCCGCATGCCTACGAAATGATCCATTATCCGTACATTTTCGCAGGATATCTTGCTCTTTTCTTTACATCCCTCAATCTTATTCCAATTGGTCAGCTGGATGGCGGGCACATTCTTTACGGCTTAATCGGCAAGAAAAAATTTGATATCGTTGCGCCGATCCTTTTCGGATTGTTCGCTTTTTATGCTGGTTTGGGTCTTTTTACGGCAGAGTCGTTTGCAACAGGAAGCAATGCTGTTTTCTACGAGCGTTTCTTCTATCTGGCCATCTACATTTATTTCCTATATATCTGTTTCAAAAGGGCCAGCGATAGTCCCATGACGGGCTTAATGCTAAGTTTGATTGTGGTAGTAGGGCAATTCGCCGTATCCTACATTCGGCCCGACTGGCAAGGTTCTACCGGTTTCTTGCCATTCATTTTCATCCTGGGCCGTTTCCTCGGCATCCGCCACCCCGACACCGACGAAAACGAACCCCTCGACGCCCCACGTATCATCCTGGGCATCTGCGCATTAATCATCTTCATCATCTCATTCAGCCCGACTCCGTTTATTTTGATTGAGTAATAAAGCGTTGGATCAGGGGAATCCCAACGAATGAAACATTGTGCAGTTCGTCACATCCCTCGGGGATTTGTGAAATGCCCACGAATAACATATAGCTACCAACATTGCATCGCTCCGCGATTTGGGCGGTTGCGCAATCCCGGAGGGATGAAATATCGGTAGCAACAACGATTGCGAACCGGAGGAAATCCCACGAGGGATGAAACATTGTGCAGTCCGTCACATCCCTCCGGGATTTGTAAATACTCACGAATAATATATTGCTACCAACATTGCATCGCTCCGCGATTTTGGGCGGTTGTGCAATCCCGGAGGGATGAAGTATCGGTAGCAAAACGAGGGACAATGCGCTTTCAAATGAAGGATCAAAATTGCAACTTCACACATATGAAATCAGTAAACATTAACCCAACCCCTATATTCTCCCGAAGGCAATTCGTTGCTGCTTGCGCCGGCGTGCCGTTTTTGGGGAAATTTACTTTTGATGAACCATTTACATATAGCGTTGCCGGAAAAATCAATGTTGCTGATCTTGGCCACACGCTTATTCATGAGCATGTTCTGGTCGATTTTATCGGGGCGGACAAGGTTACACCGGATCGATGGGATCATGACGAGGTCATCAACAAAGTCCTTCCCTATCTGCTTGAAATTAAGGAAAGGGGCATCAAGAGTCTGGTTGAATGTACGCCTGCTTACCTTGGACGGGACGTATTATTGCTGCAAAAATTATCTAAAAAATCTGGATTGAATGTCTTGACGAACACGGGTTACTATGGTGCTTCGGACAATAAATACTTACCCCGATTTGCTTTCACAGAAACCGCGGAACAACTTTCAAAGCGCTGGATTAACGAATTCCGGAACGGCATTGACGGTACGAACATTAAGCCGGGATTTATTAAAACCAGCGTTAATGCCGGCCAGCTTTCTGAACTTCACCAGAAACTGATCCGTGCAGCCGCACTTACTCATCTACAAACGGGATTAACGATCTGTTCTCATACGGGGCCAGCTCTCCCAGCTGCTCAGGAAATTGAAATATTGCAAAAAAATGGGGTTAGTCCGTCAGCTTTCGTCTGGGTTCACGCCAGCGGAAGCAATGAGGATTTTGAAAAAATTGCGAAAAGTGGTTGCTGGGTTAGTCTGGATGGCGTGAATGAAGATAATGTTGAGAAGATAGCTACGCTGATTTTATTTCTGAAAGCAAAGGGCTTTATAAAACAAATCCTCCTGTCACACGACGCGGGCTGGTATAAACCGGGCGAGCCAAATGGTGGAACATTCAGAGGTTATACCACCATTTCAGACAAGCTTTTACCTCTGTTGAAACAGAAAGGATTCAGCGAGTTCGATACAAAGCAGGTTATGCTCACTAATCCAGCCAATGCATTTACGATCCGTATCCGGAAGTCAAATGCATAAGCAGCATATTTCAACGGATTTCTCAGCCTTCAAATTCGATTCGAAAAGCCGTCCAGCCGTCTGCATTGGTATGTAATGAGAATGTGAATCCGTGGTTGATGAGGATTTCTCTGGCTAATGTGAGCCCTATGCCCTGGCCGTCGTGCTTGGTGCTGAAAAATGGGTTGAAAAGCTGGGCTCCTACTTCTGCTTCGATGGGGCTGCCGTTGTTTTTAATGGTCAGATTATTTTCGGAAACCTCGATTCGGATCTCATTGCCAGGTTTGCACGCCTCAATCGCATTTTTCAGAACATTGACAAGCACGTGCTCCATCTGGCCCACGTCGATTTTTTTAAAGATAACATTTGCCGGCAGTGATGTGTGAATTGAGACACCCCGGTGTGCGGCTGCCGGCTCCATGAAAATAGCTACGTCTTTGACAAATTTATTCAAATCCGTAGGAACCGGCGCGGGTGCTGGCAGCCGAACGACGTCTGCAAAGTTTCGCATGAATTTCGTTAGCCTCCGGTTGCGTTCAGAAGCAATGGTTAGCGCTTCTCGCAGTTCAATGTAAGAATCATCTGAAAGAATATTTGTGGTTGTCTGCAAAATGGAATCCGTGGCGCCTAATGTGTTGTTCACCTCGTGCGCCATCATGCGGATCACTTTGCCATATGCATTCTTTTCCGATTCAAGTATCTCATTAGTAAGCTCTTCGATCATCAGAAACGAGCGACGGAAGCCTTGATCCATGAAATGCGAGCGCTGAACTTTGAATGTTACCACACCATTAGTTTTCACAATTTTCGATTCCCCGTCCTGAATATGAGCCAGTTCAACCAGCAACGGGTGATTGGTTTCCTCCAATAACAGCCCTTTCAAACCTTCCGCTTCGTTTTTGAAATATTCATTTGCTTTGACATTGAACGAATCGATTTTTTCATCAAAATCGAGGATAATGATGGAAATAGGCGATGCGGCGATCAGTTTTTCGAGGAAAAAATGTTGCTCATGCAAGCGCGTCCGCTCCTCACGGAGCTGGTCGATCATAAGGTTATAAACTTCGATCAATGTATCCACTTCTCCTTTGCCGGTCGGGACGAATTTGATGGAAAAATCTTTGTCCTTAATGGCCTCAATTCCCGATTTCACAAATTGGATAGGTTGCATAAAATTCTGATAAATCTGAATGGAAACGATGGCAGAAAGCAACAGAAACACCTCAAAACCAATGAAAAGCAATTTGTCCTGATAGAGAATTTTGTAAACCAGGAAAACCAGGACAGTGTGCAATACCAATATGTAAAGAATGTATTTGGCCTTCGTTGATAATCTCATACGTCCTCGGATTCGTAGGAAATACCATATTTTTCCAATCTGCGATAGAGCGCAAACCGTGTGATTCCGAGCGATCTGGCCACTTTGCTCACTTTATTCTGGTGAAATTGCATGGCCTTGGTGATCATTTGATATTCCATTTCTTCCAACGTGATCGCGCCTACTTCTGGAAGGTTTTTCTGGGCAGACGGCTGTGTGCCGCCACTCAGATTACGCTGTAAATCTGCTATATCCAATGTATCCGAGCCGGAAAGCAACACCGTGCGTTCGACCAGGTTTTTCAACTGACGGATATTTCCCTGCAACTGCAATGTGCGGAGCCATTTCATTGCTGCCGGGCTTAGGCGCAGGTTGGGGCGTTGATAAATGGTTTTCAGGTTGTTAACAAAGAATTCAGACAGCAACGGAATGTCGTCCGGCCTTTCCCTAAGCGCTGGCAGCTTAACGGTGATCAGGTTAATGCGGTAATAAAGGTCTTCCCGGAATGTTCCTTGCGCGACCATTTCCTCCAAATTCCGGTTTGTAGCACAGATCACACGCACGTCCACCGTCCTGCTTTTACTGCTTCCCAGCGGCTCAAAAGTTCTTTCCTGCAACACACGCAGCAATTTTACCTGACTTGACAAATCCAGTTCCCCGATCTCATCCAAAAAGATCGATCCCTTATGCGCCAGTTCAAACCGGCCCAGGCGATCCGTTTTGGCATCCGTAAAAGCGCCACGAACGTGACCGAAAAGCTCGCTTTCAAACAATGTTGAAGAAATCCCGCCCAGATTCACCTTCACAAAGGGACGTGATTTTCGCTTGCTATTCATGTGAATTGCCTCGGCAATCAGTTCCTTTCCCGTGCCGCTTTCGCCCGTGATAAGCACCGCCGCATCTGTGGAAGCAACGCGGCCAACGGTTTCAAGAATATCAAGCAGTGTGGGATCCTGGCCTACAATGTTCTCGAAATGATACTGTTGTTCCAGTTTCTTTCTACTGCCTGAAAGTGGCAATGTTTGTGACAAATTCAGAATGGTCCGCACCGATTGCAGCACATGATCATTCTGCCAGGGCTTGGTAATGAAATCAATCGCACCTTCCTTCATTCCCCTCACAGCCAGATCAATAGTCCCCCATCCCGTAATCAAAATCACAGGAATGGCAGGGTAGCGCTTCTTAATTTGCTGCAAAAGCTGCATGCCCTCCTTCCCCGAAGTTTCAATCGAAAAGTTCAGGTCCAGCAGGATCAGCTCCGGCGTAACCGTCTTCAAAATATCGAAAGTCTCATCCGGCGACCCCACACCTCTAACCTCAAACCCCTCCTTTTTAAGCAGCAGGATCAAAGAAGTCCGTATCGCAAGATCATCATCGACAATTAGGAGCATATCACAATTTTACTTCGCAATCACTTTTCAACATTCAAACATTCAATCATTCCCATCTAAACCCTCACTCCTCATGCAACGCTATCGCAGGGTGGATCCGGGAGGCTTGCTTGCTGGGGAGCCAGGCGCAGAGGGTAACGATGATGTAAATTACGGCAATGGAGACGAAAATTGAAGTGATATAAATTTCACTGTCCAGATCAAACACATTCATCAGCGGGAACTGCACAGCGAAAAGTAACCCGATAATAAGACTGAAAGTCGCGATCACCCATATTTCTCCCAAAAACTGAATGGCCACTTTCCCCTCCGTGGCACCCATCGCCCTGCGAAGTCCGATCTCATTTTTCCTGCGTGAAATGTTAAGATTAAGTATCCCAAAAAGTCCCAGCGCTACATTAGTAAGCAAGAATGCGCTGATAATCAGAAAAATAAGCACTGGAACAAGCGTAAGGTTATGACGGTTTAGACGTGATTCTTTTAAATAACTCACTTCAATTCCCCAACCAGGCAGCATCATCGCAATGTCCTTCACAAGCTTGGCTTCAAAGTTTGCGTCCGTGCCGCGTTTGGTTTTAATCAATACATTGGAATTCCATACATCATCTTTGGCAAGCATTTCAAAAACGCCCGGATTGTCAGACATAAATTCGCCTTTGGCTTTGAATTTATCGATAACGCCGACCACTTTATAGGAGCTCTTATCGTCGATTTTGATCACCTTATTCAACGATGTTTCATTTAGAAAGAGCTTGTCTTCCAGCTTTTTATTAATCACAATCGGAATAAATTTCGCTACACGATCACCTTCCCGATACCAACGTCCTTTCAACAGTGGCAAATCGAGCGTTTTATTGAAGTCAGGGTCTGTATAGTAAAAATCCGCGCCGACCGTTACTTTATTATAAGTCATGGCACCACTAACCTGATTGGCTGAAAACGGCGTATTACTGCTCATTCTTGTAGCCGTTTCCACCTCTTTATAAGACCTGATCCGCTGCATAACGCTGGTAAGTTTGCGGGCGACTTCCACTGTATCCTGATTTTTGGCCAAGTCCACATTCCAGACCTGTTCATAGTTAAAACCAATGGGTTGCAAATAATTTCTGACATTAAAAACAATCAGCGAAAGCACTCCGAAAAGCACCAGAAAAGACGCCAGAATTTCGATAATAAGCAGGGAATGCGTGCCCTTTTTATTCCATATGAGCTTGAAAAGATGTTGAAGCATAATAGTCGATTTTAATGTTAAACTTTCAGCGCGTCTACGATTTTTAATCTTGACATCCTGAATGCGGGTAAAACGCCCGAAAGGAGTCCGAAAAACAGGCAGACAGCCAGGCTGATCACAAATACAGGCACATTGATCGTCAGGTCTGCGTAGGCGATCCAGCCGCTTGAATTAATGAAGTAAATGATCAGGTAAGAGAGCGCCAGCGCAAATGCACCGCCAATGAATGTGATGAAAATATTTTCAATGATAAACTGCCAGAGCAATGCCGCCGAAGGAGCACCAAATGCTTTTCTTACACCAATTTCAGAAGCCCTTTCCAAAATCCGGCTGACATTGACATTGACCAGATTAATGGCTGGCAAGCCCATAAACATTAAAACCACAAAACTCACCACCGTGTAAAACATGAACCGCTGCGTGCTGCTCCGGGCAAAAGTGTTGACAAAATGATCGAAATATTTGTCCGCTTTTACTTGCAAAACCGTCAGGTTTTTGTCGGTATGGATCTCCGAATACGGGATACGGGAAATATTGCTGTCAAATTCCGACTGGATTACCGGCATATCCGAAGCATCCTTCGCAGTAGCGATGGCAATGAAACTGCCTCTCAGTCCCTTGTTTTGATAATTGCTCTTGGGGGCCGTATAAGGGAAATAAATGTCCGAATAACTGTAAATACGCGTTGGCGGGCTGCCTTTAACCACACCGATCACACGATAATTGATATTCTCGATTTCAATGTTCTGTCCTACGACAGACTTCCCGCCGGTATCAAAATACTGGTCGCGCAAAGCATCCGTAATGACCGCCACGTGATCTGAATTTTTGATGTTATTATCATTATAAGGCTTCCCCTCCAGAAACCGAAAACCCATCACCTCCCAGAACTCAGCATCGGTATACTTGGTAT of Dyadobacter chenhuakuii contains these proteins:
- a CDS encoding ABC transporter permease, with protein sequence MLQHLFKLIWNKKGTHSLLIIEILASFLVLFGVLSLIVFNVRNYLQPIGFNYEQVWNVDLAKNQDTVEVARKLTSVMQRIRSYKEVETATRMSSNTPFSANQVSGAMTYNKVTVGADFYYTDPDFNKTLDLPLLKGRWYREGDRVAKFIPIVINKKLEDKLFLNETSLNKVIKIDDKSSYKVVGVIDKFKAKGEFMSDNPGVFEMLAKDDVWNSNVLIKTKRGTDANFEAKLVKDIAMMLPGWGIEVSYLKESRLNRHNLTLVPVLIFLIISAFLLTNVALGLFGILNLNISRRKNEIGLRRAMGATEGKVAIQFLGEIWVIATFSLIIGLLFAVQFPLMNVFDLDSEIYITSIFVSIAVIYIIVTLCAWLPSKQASRIHPAIALHEE
- a CDS encoding sigma-54-dependent transcriptional regulator yields the protein MLLIVDDDLAIRTSLILLLKKEGFEVRGVGSPDETFDILKTVTPELILLDLNFSIETSGKEGMQLLQQIKKRYPAIPVILITGWGTIDLAVRGMKEGAIDFITKPWQNDHVLQSVRTILNLSQTLPLSGSRKKLEQQYHFENIVGQDPTLLDILETVGRVASTDAAVLITGESGTGKELIAEAIHMNSKRKSRPFVKVNLGGISSTLFESELFGHVRGAFTDAKTDRLGRFELAHKGSIFLDEIGELDLSSQVKLLRVLQERTFEPLGSSKSRTVDVRVICATNRNLEEMVAQGTFREDLYYRINLITVKLPALRERPDDIPLLSEFFVNNLKTIYQRPNLRLSPAAMKWLRTLQLQGNIRQLKNLVERTVLLSGSDTLDIADLQRNLSGGTQPSAQKNLPEVGAITLEEMEYQMITKAMQFHQNKVSKVARSLGITRFALYRRLEKYGISYESEDV
- a CDS encoding sensor histidine kinase; amino-acid sequence: MRLSTKAKYILYILVLHTVLVFLVYKILYQDKLLFIGFEVFLLLSAIVSIQIYQNFMQPIQFVKSGIEAIKDKDFSIKFVPTGKGEVDTLIEVYNLMIDQLREERTRLHEQHFFLEKLIAASPISIIILDFDEKIDSFNVKANEYFKNEAEGLKGLLLEETNHPLLVELAHIQDGESKIVKTNGVVTFKVQRSHFMDQGFRRSFLMIEELTNEILESEKNAYGKVIRMMAHEVNNTLGATDSILQTTTNILSDDSYIELREALTIASERNRRLTKFMRNFADVVRLPAPAPVPTDLNKFVKDVAIFMEPAAAHRGVSIHTSLPANVIFKKIDVGQMEHVLVNVLKNAIEACKPGNEIRIEVSENNLTIKNNGSPIEAEVGAQLFNPFFSTKHDGQGIGLTLAREILINHGFTFSLHTNADGWTAFRIEFEG
- a CDS encoding ABC transporter permease, which produces MLLNYIKIAWKVLLRHPFYTFITLFGISLTLTVLMVLTSFLDHLFGTHYPEVNRDRSLYVATIIQTDSARTSMSSGPATFDFLTKHVKSLKSADKVAIMSNFNFSNTYVNGKRIKLNTKYTDAEFWEVMGFRFLEGKPYNDNNIKNSDHVAVITDALRDQYFDTGGKSVVGQNIEIENINYRVIGVVKGSPPTRIYSYSDIYFPYTAPKSNYQNKGLRGSFIAIATAKDASDMPVIQSEFDSNISRIPYSEIHTDKNLTVLQVKADKYFDHFVNTFARSSTQRFMFYTVVSFVVLMFMGLPAINLVNVNVSRILERASEIGVRKAFGAPSAALLWQFIIENIFITFIGGAFALALSYLIIYFINSSGWIAYADLTINVPVFVISLAVCLFFGLLSGVLPAFRMSRLKIVDALKV
- a CDS encoding phosphotriesterase family protein; the encoded protein is MKSVNINPTPIFSRRQFVAACAGVPFLGKFTFDEPFTYSVAGKINVADLGHTLIHEHVLVDFIGADKVTPDRWDHDEVINKVLPYLLEIKERGIKSLVECTPAYLGRDVLLLQKLSKKSGLNVLTNTGYYGASDNKYLPRFAFTETAEQLSKRWINEFRNGIDGTNIKPGFIKTSVNAGQLSELHQKLIRAAALTHLQTGLTICSHTGPALPAAQEIEILQKNGVSPSAFVWVHASGSNEDFEKIAKSGCWVSLDGVNEDNVEKIATLILFLKAKGFIKQILLSHDAGWYKPGEPNGGTFRGYTTISDKLLPLLKQKGFSEFDTKQVMLTNPANAFTIRIRKSNA
- a CDS encoding site-2 protease family protein; protein product: MQSNTRTYIIQAVLFILTIITTTMAGAEWIYGNIFAFVYDFAYFLMGSGAEKPVTDETVKFLGWAEFKQGFQFSIPFLAILTIHEFGHYFVAKMHRVKVTLPYYIPLWFGISNSIGTMGAFIRIKSVVRSRLKFFDIGIAGPLAGFIAALVVLWYGFTHLPPPEYIFSIHPEYARFGLSYPQFAYENASGNIALGDNILFWMFKTYIADPARLPHAYEMIHYPYIFAGYLALFFTSLNLIPIGQLDGGHILYGLIGKKKFDIVAPILFGLFAFYAGLGLFTAESFATGSNAVFYERFFYLAIYIYFLYICFKRASDSPMTGLMLSLIVVVGQFAVSYIRPDWQGSTGFLPFIFILGRFLGIRHPDTDENEPLDAPRIILGICALIIFIISFSPTPFILIE